The Gloeomargarita lithophora Alchichica-D10 genomic sequence TGCCTGCACCCGCCGCCCCGCCTCCGGTTGTCCCTGGGGCAATAAACTCAGGTGGGTGATTTTTGCCCCCACAAACAACGCCGCCGCCCCATTCGGACAGGCCGCCACACAAGCCCCGCAACCAATACAAGTGGCCGCATTAAACGCCTGCGCCGCCGTTTCCGCCGCAATGGGAATGCTATTGGCTTCCGGGGCACTCCCCCCATTGACGCTGATGTAGCCGCCCTGCGCCATGATCCGGTCTAAGGCACGGCGATCCACCACCAAGTCCCGCAGTACCGGGAATCCCGGAAACGGCTCCAGGGTAAGGGTTTGCCCGGTGTGAAACCGCCGCATATACACCTGACAGGTGGTAACCCCGGCTTGACCGTGGGGCATCCCATCCACCAACAGGCCACAACTGCCGCAAATTCCCTCCCGGCAATCGCTGTCAAAGGCCACCGGTGCTTGCCCCGATTGCATCAGAGTTTCATTTAACTGATCCAGCACTTCTAACAACGACCAGGCCGGAGCCACCCCGCTCATCGGATAGGTAACAAATTGCCCCGGTTGTTCCGGGTGACTCTGCCGCCAAATTTTCAGTATTAAATCTAGCATGATACGCAACTTAAACCTGGTTAAAACTATTCTAAAATATCCATCTAACAATCGTTAAACCATCGGTTGGGAATCCAAATAGTTTTGCCACATTTGCCCCAACATCTGGTCAAATTCCTGGGCAAATTGACGACCATGCCACAGGGGAGAAGTGCGGCGGGATAGATATAATTTTTGGCGAATATTCTGGCGTAACTTGGCATCAGTCCCCAAACGAATCCCCCATTCCACATATTCCTCTGCACTCCAAGCAATGCCTTCCGTAATCCCACAATTGACTAAAAAACTATAACTATTGCGAGCGGCATATTGTTGACCCACTCGTGTAACGAGAGGCACCCCCACCCACAGGGCTTCCAACGTGGTCGTCGCTCCATTGTAGGGATAGGTATCTAAAATCACATCGGCAATGCCCATATTTGCCCGATGAATATACTCATTGGCATCCCGTTCTAAGAACTTCAAACGGTCTGGATTCACTCCTGTTTTTTGCGCTAAATCACTGAAAAATTCCTGAATCCCTTGCTGGTCGCCCACCCCTTTGAGCAGGAGATAACTGTGGGGAACCTGCTTGAGAATTTCCAACTGTAAACCCACGGTTTCATCATGCCGTTTATAACTGGCTTGGGCACTATAAAAAATAGTCGCATCATTAGGAATATCCAAATATTCTCGCCGTAACGTAGGCACCCCAACTTCAAAACCATCAACGGCGATATAACAGTGGGGCAATCGCCACAGGGTTTCCGTGTAATGGTTCTGGGCATCTTCGGGTAATACATGGGGGTCAACGACAAAGTAATCCATCGCTGGCGAACCCATCGCATCCCAACCCAGCCAACTGACCATCACCGGAGCCGGTTTTTGGGCTAACACCACGCCAATTACATTCAAAGTTACGCTGTCTAAGTCAATTAAAATATCCACTTCATCTCGATAAATTTGCTCCGCCATCGCCTTGGGGTCACGGTAATACACACAGGCTTGGCATTCTGGTAGTAAAAACTGGTGTGCAAAGGAGTCTGGTTGATTGACTAAAGCATACATATAGAAGTCTAATTTTTGGCGATTAGTATAGTTGATATACCAGCGCATCAGCCACCCCACCGAATGTTTCCGTAAGGTATGGGAAAGAAAACCAACTCTTAGTTTGTCCCGCTTACGGGGCTGATGCGTAAATACCCCATTCTTCCTTTGGACACAGGTGGTAATTTGACCAATAAATTTTTGTTTTAGGCGTTGATTGTTAATTAAATCATCCCGTAAATAAGGCAATAAAAACGGTACATTAAAGGGTGCCCGCACCGTATGTTTGAGCATTTCATTAATGGGTTCAATATCTTGCTGTACCACCTGCTCTAGGGTCTGAATATAGCGCTGACCTACCTCTTGATATTCCTGTTGTTTTTTGCCACGAATATGGATCAACCCCTGGAGAATTTTATCAATGGCATCGAGTTGATGCAAAAAAGTGCCATGCTGTTGGGCGAGTTCATCCAGTTGGCGAGCTAAATCCAAGCCGGTGCGATAATTTTTAAGATGGTAGAAAACACTCACCAAAAAATAATGGTAATCACAGTTATTCGGTTCCTGCTCGATACACCATTCTAAAAGATGCCGGGTGAGGGGGGTATTGTGTTTTTCGTGATGCTGAATCATGGCACTGAGAAAAACGATGTTGGAGAACCTTTCCAAGTATTTAACACCTAAATCTAACAACTCTTTTTGCCAGGGCTGGATGGTTTCCCCTTCGATTTCTTTGAAAATAATATGTAAAGTGTTTCTGAGGGTTCGCAAATGGATGCCATCGGGGGCGATAGGATTGATTTGTTGGGTGAGTTCTAGTTCCTGCAAACGGGTAAAATTATGATTGATTGCCAACAGTTCTGCTAAGGTTAATAAATTTTCCATATTCTCAGGTGCCACTTCCCAAATCCATTGCCGCAACCAACAGGCTAGATAGGTATTGTCATGGTGTTCCGTAGCAATTTGATCCAGAATGGTGATGATTTCCTGGCAGGCTGATTCGGTTAAATTGAACATTGATTGTAGCCAAACTTCCTGGGCGGCATCTACTTCTTCTTGCGCCAAATAAGCAATAATTAAATACGCATAGACACCCCCATTATCGGCTTCCTGGGTGAGAATTTCTTGAGCTAAATTGGCAAGATTTTCATAATCTTTTGCTTGCACATAGCCCTGTGCTTGGGTTTCCCATGCTACTGACATTACCGTTGCCTCTGAAGCTAACTGCTTTTATCATAATGGCTCATAACTGTCCCCTGAAGGGCTATGATAAACATGATTTACCGTCAAATATAATTATGATTCATCCTTTTGAGATGCCCGTGCTGAGTTCCACGATGACCGAGGGGAAGGTGGTGGCGTGGCTAAAACAGGTGGGCGATTATGTCAAGGCGAATGAGAACATCGTCGTGGTGGAATCGGATAAATCCGATATGGAGTCAGAATGTTTCCATGATGGTTACATTGCGACGATTTTGGTGGCTACGGGCGGCAAAGCCCCGACGGGACAAGTGATTGCGCTGATTGCCGAAACGGTGGAAGAAATGCAACAGGTGCAACAAAATCCAGAAAAATACCTGGGGAATTTAGTACCAGCGGCACAAGTACCCAGCACCCCCGTCAGCCCGGAACCGGAATTGGTGAGTGCTACCCCGGTGCACAATGGGCGGGTGATGGCTTCCCCCCGGGCGAAAAAACTAGCCCAACAGCATCATTTGGACTTGGCCCAGATCAAAGGTAGCGGCCCCTACGGTCGGATCGTGGCGGAAGATGTACTGCAAATTGCCGCCCCTCCATCCCGCTCTGCCCCGATTACCCCAGTGGTTGTGGCTGTCCCCCCTGCGACTCTCCCCACCCCCCAGCCCGCAATTGCCCTGGGGAGTGGCACGATTACCCCCCTCAATACCTTGCAACAGGCGGTGGTGCGGAATATGTTGGTCAGCCTGACGGTGCCGGTGTTTCGGGTCACCTATGGCATCACCACCAATGCCCTGGATACTTTGTACCAACAAATCAAAGCTAAAGGGGTGACCATGACGGCACTATTCGCCAAAGCGATTGCCCTGACGTTGACGAAACATCCTTTGATCAACAGTCGCTACACCGACCAGGGGGTGCAACAACCGGAGGGGATTCATGTGGCGGTGGCGGTGGCGATGGATGATGGTGGCCTGTTGACCCCGGTTTTGGCTCATGCCGACCAGCAGGATATTTACACTCTTTCCCGCAGTTGGCAGGATTTGGTCAAACGGGCAAGGAATAAACAACTCCAACCCCAGGAGTACAATAGCGGTACGTTTACCCTGTCTAATTTGGGGATGTTTGGGGTGGAACAATTTGATGCGATTTTACCGCCCAACCAGGGGGCGATTCTGGCGGTGGGGGCTTCCCAGCCGGAGGTGGTGGCGTTACCGGATGGCTGTATGGCGGTGCGGCGGCGGATGCGTGTCACCCTCACCTGTGATCATCGGGTGATTTATGGTGCCCATGCGGCGGCATTTTTGCAGGACTTGGCCAAGCGGATGGAAACCGAGACTCAATCTTTGGTTTTGTGAATTTGCGCCTGTTGATCAATGAGTTTTTGCACGGAACCCACCACCGGGTTTACTTCTAAACCTCGGGCTTGGGGGTTTTCTAAATGGGCCTGTTGTTCCTGCTCCATCATCAGCACATCTTCTCGGATTAAGCCCTGGAGAAAGCCTTTGGCCGCATTAAAACACCGGTTTTTTACCCACCGGCGAAACCAAATCGGCAGGCGATGTAAATCCTGAAATGCCCCCAGGGAAACCGTATGGATCAAATAAGCCCGGGTTTGGGTGGTGCTCACCGGAATAATTAAACAGTACAACCGAAAATCATTGCCCAGCCAGGAATGCCAGTGGGGGTATTCATAACGCACCACCAAAGAGGTCAAAAAGCCCCGGCGCAATCGAGGTATAAAAAGTTGAAACACCGACCAAGGGCGGTCAATACGAAAGTAACATTCGGCGTGATATTCCGCTTCAATCCAATCCAAACTCCTACTTTTTTTATGTAAAACCGCCTGGCCCCAGGGCTGAAAATTCCGGTGCAAATGACCGTGATACATATCCATTAAATTTTCAATTAAAAATGAAAAATGCGCCTGAAAATCCATCGGTGCGACACTGACCACATAATTCAAATGCGCCCACTCGGGTAAATCTAGGGGTTGATGGTGTGGTGCTTGCGCCGGATCACCGGGAAAGAGCCAAATAAACCCATGCCGTTCCTGGACGGGATAGCTGCGAATCCGACAGGGGGGTAACTTTTGCCGTTCATTGAGATAGGGAATAGCCGTGCAATGGCCTGTACCATCAAAGCTCCAACCGTGGTAAACGCAAACAATATCATTCCCTTGGACATAACCACTACTCAGTTTTACCGAGCGATGGGGGCAACGATTTTCTAAGGCTTGAACTTGATTTTGTGGGTTACGAAATAAAACAATATCCTGATACCAAATCTGGATGGCTAGGGGTTTATGACCCAGTTCAGTACTGAGCGCCACCGCATACCAGTGATTTAGATTAACTGCCGCTGACCGCAAAAGTTCTGGCCGTGGGACACCAGCCAAGGGTTCCATAGGTTAGGTACAATCACTCCTCAACGAATGCCAAGATAACATTTTATCTAACCAAGTGGACACCTCTATTTATTGGAATCAGCAGAAAATCATCTCGCTGGAATGCCAGTATTACTGAGAACCAGGGACAGGGGCGGTGCCCCTGCGACCTATTTTTAGAGGTGTCCAAGTGTAAGTTTAACCTACCAATAACAGCCCCCTTCGACCCGTTGGTGGTCGGTTGGGACTTCACTGGGGAGCGGTCGCACCCAATGTTCATTGTAAAGTTTTTGAAAAAAGGGCATCTCATCCCAGCGTTTGCCACGAATACCAAACAGGATTTGGGTGGCACCCCCCAAATGCACTGCTTTTTTGCCCAGGCGTTTGACGTGCGCCGCCAGGGGTAAACCATAGGCTCCGGCACCAATAATGGCCACATCAAATGGAGTTTGATTGATCTGCTCAACCATCCAATCTAAAGCCTCAAACCAGGTGTTAAACCCACAGGGATTACCGGCAATGGATTGCACCGCTTTTAAGGTTTTGAGGTTAAAATCCGGTAATACTCTGGGGTCTGGAAATAATAATTGTCGTTTCTCATATTGCCGTTGGATGCTTTCGGTAAAGGGATGAATCACCAAGACCGTTTTACCCACCAATGCCTCTGACCAAGGATGTTCATGGTAGTAGGGTTCTAAATCTGGTAAATTGATAATAATTGGATTGTTGAGCAAATGAATCACCTGGTATTCATCGGCAATCCAAGAACCTAAAATATCAATATGTTTAATATCTTCAATCATTCTTTTACCAAAGCGATCAAAAGAGTCATTTTCCTTGGGAAAGAAACCAGCATTATAAATTAAACCAGAAACAACTTGCCCATCCCACCAGAAAGGCTGATCATTTTTCATAATATAACTGAGACTTTTGGCACCAGGATATTGATGTCGTTTGATTATTTTGGTGTATCGTAATATGACAGGTAATTCTGAAGTGCCAATCCGAGCAATCATACAGGGTTTATCGCTGATAATCTGCTCTTTAATCACATCACTGGCAGCTTNNNNNNNNNNNNNNNNNNNNNNNNNNNNNNNNNNNNNNNNNNNNNNNNNNNNNNNNNNNNNNNNNNNNNNNNNNNNNNNNNNNNNNNNNNNNNNNNNNNNNNNNNNNNNNNNNNNNNNNNNNNNNNNNNNNNNNNNNNNNNNNNNNNNNNNNNNNNNNNNNNNNNNNNNNNNNNNNNNNNNNNNNNNNNNNNNNNNNNNNNNNNNNNNNNNNNNNNNNNNNNNNNNNNNNNNNNNNNNNNNNNNNNNNNNNNNNNNNNNNNNNNNNNNNNNNNNNNNNNNNNNNNNNNNNNNNNNNNNNNNNNNNNNNNNNNNNNNNNNNNNNNNNNNNNNNNNNNNNNNNNNNNNNNNNNNNNNNNNNNNNNNNNGACCAGTGTAATCAGGAATTAAATTTACGGATGTATTTGCCGGTTCCGATGGTTTTAGTGGATTGATAGAAATACCGATGCGTCTCATCAACCGATTGGTTCTACCATGCCATGAGCGATATTGATGCCGTGCCCATTCTAAAAAAGCGATTCTTTGGGGGTTCATAAAGTTACTTTTTGACTAATTTTAATCATTAGGATACCTCTATTTATTGGAATCAGCAGAAAGTTATCTCGCTGGAATGCCAGTATTACTGAGAACCAGGGACAGGGACGGTGCCCCTGCGACCTATTTTTAGAGGTGTCCAAGTGTAAGTTTAACCTACCAATAACAGCCCCCTTCGACCCGTTGGTGGTCGGTTGGGACTTCACTGGGGAGCGGTCGCACCCAATGTTCATTGTAAAGTTTTTGAAAAAAGGGCATCTCATCCCAGCGTTTGCCACGAATACCAAACAGGATTTGGGTGGCACCCCCCAAATGTACTGCCTTTTTGCCCAGGCGTTTGACGTGCGCCGCCAGGGGTAAACCATAGGCTCCGGCACCAATAATGGCCACATCAAATGGAGTTTGATTGATCTGCTCAACCATCCAATCTAAAGCCTCAAACCAGGTGTTAAACCCACAGGGATTACCGGCAATGGATTGCACCGCTTTTAAGGTTTTGAGGTTAAAATCCGGTAATACTCTGGGGTCTGGAAATAATAATTGTCGTTTCTCATATTGCCGTTGGATGCTTTCGGTAAAGGGATGAATCACCAAGACCGTTTTACCCACCAATGCCTCTGACCAAGGATGTTCATGGTAGTAGGGTTCTAAATCGGGTAAATTGATAATAATTGGATTGTTGAGTAAATGAATCACCTGGTATTCATCGGCAATCCAAGAACCTAAAATATCAATATGTTTAATATCTGCCAACAGGTGTTCACAAAACCGATTAAGGTTTTCATTGGTAGGAGGAAAAAAACCCACATAAATAGACATGGATGTTCTAACCCGTTCATCCCACCAAAAAGATTCCGCTTGTTTTAAGATATAATCAAATGATTTTTGCAAAGGGTACTGGGTGGGTTTGTTTATGCTCAAATAACGCAAAAAAGTATAAAACTCTGCGGTGCCAATCCGAGCAATCATACAGGGTTTATCGCTGATAATCTGCTCTTTAATCACATCACTGGCAGCTTGNNNNNNNNNNNNNNNNNNNNACCCACATAGCTAGGGGTGAGATGAATTTGCGGAGTATGGATGGGTAATCCAATCAACCCACGCAATTGTTTATACCGCACCCGCCCAAAGGTGAGAGCTTTGATCACGAAAGGATTGACGACCATAAATTACCTTAAATTTAGAACTAATTTAAGAACTATCTGGCCTTTAACCAGCGAGCCGCCTCCACCGCATGATAGGTCAAAATCACATCCGCTCCGGCGCGTTTCATGGCCGTAAGGGTTTCCAAAACAATTTTCTTTTCATCAATCCAACCGTTTTGCGCCGCCGCTTTCACCATCGCATATTCCCCCGATACATTGTAGGCCGCCACCGGCACATCCGTGTGCATTTTCACTTGATAAATCACATCCATATAGGCCAAAGCGGGTTTGACCATCACCATATCCGCCCCTTCGTCAATATCTAAATCAATTTCCCTGAGGGCTTCTCGACTATTGGCGGGGTTCATTTGGTAGGTTTTCTTGTCGCCAAATTTGGGTGCCGAATCCAAGGCATCTCGGAAAGGTCCGTAGTAGGCCGAAGCATATTTGGCTGAATACGCTAAAATCCCCACATCGGGATAACCGGCGGCATCCAACGCTTCCCGAATCGCCCCGACCCGGCCATCCATCATATCCGAAGGAGCGACAAAATCGGTTCCGGCCTGCGCTTGGGAAACCGCCATTTTAACTAAAACATCCACGGTTTCATCATTCAAAATCCGCCCCTGGGTATCTACTAATCCATCGTGGCCGTGGGTGGTAAATGGGTCAAGTGCCACATCGGTAAATACCAAAATATCCGGCACCAAGGATTTAATTGCTTTTACCGTGCGTTGCACCAAACCCTCAGGATTAAAACTTTCACTGCCCTGGTCATCTTTTTGCTGTTCAGAAATCACCGGGAACAAAGCAATTCCTGGTATTCCCAACTCAGCGATGGTTTTAATTTCTAAAAGTAATTGCGCCAACGCATAGCGAAAACAACCGGGCATGGATGAAATTGCCACCGGTTCCCCGTCCCCCGCCATGACAAACATGGGATAAATCAAATCATTCACACTTAAAACCGTTTCCTGCACCAAACGCCGGAGGGTGGGATGACGGCGCAAACGCCGGGGACGATGGGTTAACTGCATGGGAGTTAAATGACTCAAAAATTACAACCGATATTACTCTACTGCTTCCCACAGGTACGCTACAGTAGTCAAAGAACGCTTAACACCCCGTAACAGAAGCCACTCATGTCCAGCCTGCGTGAGTTACCCGTATTCCCCTTGCCGGAGGTTGTCCTCTTCCCCGGTTCGCCCCTGCCCTTGCACATTTTCGAGTACCGTTATCGGATGATGATGGCTTCGGTTTTGGAAACCGATAAACGCTTTGGTGTCCTCATGTGGAACCCCCAGGAGGGGCGACCCGCCGCCGTGGGTTGTTGTGCGGAAATTTTACGCCACGAGCGGCTCCCGGATGGCCGCATGATGATCCTTACCCTGGGGCAACAGCGGTTTCAAGTGTTGAATTACGTCCGGGAAAAGCCTTTTCGGGTCGCCCTGGTGGA encodes the following:
- the hemB gene encoding porphobilinogen synthase encodes the protein MQLTHRPRRLRRHPTLRRLVQETVLSVNDLIYPMFVMAGDGEPVAISSMPGCFRYALAQLLLEIKTIAELGIPGIALFPVISEQQKDDQGSESFNPEGLVQRTVKAIKSLVPDILVFTDVALDPFTTHGHDGLVDTQGRILNDETVDVLVKMAVSQAQAGTDFVAPSDMMDGRVGAIREALDAAGYPDVGILAYSAKYASAYYGPFRDALDSAPKFGDKKTYQMNPANSREALREIDLDIDEGADMVMVKPALAYMDVIYQVKMHTDVPVAAYNVSGEYAMVKAAAQNGWIDEKKIVLETLTAMKRAGADVILTYHAVEAARWLKAR
- a CDS encoding succinate dehydrogenase/fumarate reductase iron-sulfur subunit — translated: MLDLILKIWRQSHPEQPGQFVTYPMSGVAPAWSLLEVLDQLNETLMQSGQAPVAFDSDCREGICGSCGLLVDGMPHGQAGVTTCQVYMRRFHTGQTLTLEPFPGFPVLRDLVVDRRALDRIMAQGGYISVNGGSAPEANSIPIAAETAAQAFNAATCIGCGACVAACPNGAAALFVGAKITHLSLLPQGQPEAGRRVQAMVAQMDAEGLGHCSNHGECAAVCPQTIPLTVIARLRRQYWRAWW
- a CDS encoding aromatic ring-hydroxylating dioxygenase subunit alpha, which gives rise to MEPLAGVPRPELLRSAAVNLNHWYAVALSTELGHKPLAIQIWYQDIVLFRNPQNQVQALENRCPHRSVKLSSGYVQGNDIVCVYHGWSFDGTGHCTAIPYLNERQKLPPCRIRSYPVQERHGFIWLFPGDPAQAPHHQPLDLPEWAHLNYVVSVAPMDFQAHFSFLIENLMDMYHGHLHRNFQPWGQAVLHKKSRSLDWIEAEYHAECYFRIDRPWSVFQLFIPRLRRGFLTSLVVRYEYPHWHSWLGNDFRLYCLIIPVSTTQTRAYLIHTVSLGAFQDLHRLPIWFRRWVKNRCFNAAKGFLQGLIREDVLMMEQEQQAHLENPQARGLEVNPVVGSVQKLIDQQAQIHKTKD
- a CDS encoding O-linked N-acetylglucosamine transferase, SPINDLY family protein, which codes for MSVAWETQAQGYVQAKDYENLANLAQEILTQEADNGGVYAYLIIAYLAQEEVDAAQEVWLQSMFNLTESACQEIITILDQIATEHHDNTYLACWLRQWIWEVAPENMENLLTLAELLAINHNFTRLQELELTQQINPIAPDGIHLRTLRNTLHIIFKEIEGETIQPWQKELLDLGVKYLERFSNIVFLSAMIQHHEKHNTPLTRHLLEWCIEQEPNNCDYHYFLVSVFYHLKNYRTGLDLARQLDELAQQHGTFLHQLDAIDKILQGLIHIRGKKQQEYQEVGQRYIQTLEQVVQQDIEPINEMLKHTVRAPFNVPFLLPYLRDDLINNQRLKQKFIGQITTCVQRKNGVFTHQPRKRDKLRVGFLSHTLRKHSVGWLMRWYINYTNRQKLDFYMYALVNQPDSFAHQFLLPECQACVYYRDPKAMAEQIYRDEVDILIDLDSVTLNVIGVVLAQKPAPVMVSWLGWDAMGSPAMDYFVVDPHVLPEDAQNHYTETLWRLPHCYIAVDGFEVGVPTLRREYLDIPNDATIFYSAQASYKRHDETVGLQLEILKQVPHSYLLLKGVGDQQGIQEFFSDLAQKTGVNPDRLKFLERDANEYIHRANMGIADVILDTYPYNGATTTLEALWVGVPLVTRVGQQYAARNSYSFLVNCGITEGIAWSAEEYVEWGIRLGTDAKLRQNIRQKLYLSRRTSPLWHGRQFAQEFDQMLGQMWQNYLDSQPMV
- a CDS encoding dihydrolipoamide acetyltransferase family protein encodes the protein MIHPFEMPVLSSTMTEGKVVAWLKQVGDYVKANENIVVVESDKSDMESECFHDGYIATILVATGGKAPTGQVIALIAETVEEMQQVQQNPEKYLGNLVPAAQVPSTPVSPEPELVSATPVHNGRVMASPRAKKLAQQHHLDLAQIKGSGPYGRIVAEDVLQIAAPPSRSAPITPVVVAVPPATLPTPQPAIALGSGTITPLNTLQQAVVRNMLVSLTVPVFRVTYGITTNALDTLYQQIKAKGVTMTALFAKAIALTLTKHPLINSRYTDQGVQQPEGIHVAVAVAMDDGGLLTPVLAHADQQDIYTLSRSWQDLVKRARNKQLQPQEYNSGTFTLSNLGMFGVEQFDAILPPNQGAILAVGASQPEVVALPDGCMAVRRRMRVTLTCDHRVIYGAHAAAFLQDLAKRMETETQSLVL